In the Actinomycetota bacterium genome, GGTCGAGGCAGGTGACCCCTGCGTGGTGGCGCAGCTGCAGCGCATGGTCGTCTTCGACCTGATCGCCAACAACGCCGACCGCAAGGCCAGCCACGTCCTGCTCGATGGCGCTGGACGGATCCGTCTCGTCGACCACGGCGTGTGCTTCCACGAGGACGCCAAGCTACGCACGGTGGCGTGGGAGTTCGCCGGCGAACCGATCCCCGACCCGCTGCGGTCGGGAGCGGCCGAGCTGGCGGGACGGCTCACGGACCGCGATGATCCGGTCAACCGCGGACTGGCTCCTCTGCTGACCGCCGGTGAGGTGACCGCCACGGCGCGTCGCGCGCGCGACGTGGCCAACCGTGAGCGCTTCCCACCACCAACCGGTCGGCGCCCCTACCCCTGGCCGCCGCTGTGACCCACGTACCCTGTCGGCGATGAGCACCACGCCGCGTACCCGCATCGACGTGGCGGCCCGCATCGATGCTGCCGTGCTGGCACCCGGGGCCACCGACGCCGACGTCCGCCACATCTGCGCCGCAGCGTTGGTTCACGGAGTGCGCGGGGTGATGGTCCGACTCGACCACGTCGCCGTGGTGACCGCGGAGGTCGCCGGCAGTGGGCTGGACGTGGTCGCCGCCGTCGGCCTGGATGCCTCGGCGGACGCCGAGACCGTCGACGCGGCGCTCCTGGACGAGGTCGCTGCTGCTGGCGGCGCGGGCGCGTACGAAGTCGACGTTCCCGTGCCGACGGCTGTCTTCGACGCCGACGACGACATCGCGCGACGTGCGATCGCCCGCGCGGTGACCACGGCGCACGACACCGACCTGGCGATCGCCTGCACGCTCGACACCGCCGAGCTGCGCGGCCCGCAGCTGCGACGCGCGGTCGCGATCTGCGTCGCGGCCGGTGCCGATCGGATCGCGACGGCGTCCGGGCCGGCGACCGGCCGGCCTAGCGTCGCTGACGTTCGGGCGGTCGCGACCGCCGCCGGTGACCGGGCCCAGGTCGGTGCCACCGGCGTGGTCAGCGACTGGGATGAGCTGGTGGCGTTCCTCGACGCCGGGGCGGACGTGGTGGCGACGCCGACGTTCGTGACCGTCCTCGACGACGCCCCGCGGTAGCCGTGGCCGTCTACCGCGATCAGGGGATCGTCCTGCGGACCTACAAGCTGGGCGAGACCGACCGCATCCTGCACATCCTGACCCAGGCCCGCGGCCTGGTCCGCGCCGTCGCCAAGGGCGTGCGCCGGCCCGGGTCGCGCTTCGGGGGACGACTCGAGCCGTACTCGCACGTCGACCTGCAGTTGCACGAGGGCCGTGCACTCGACGTGGTCAGCCAGGCGGAGTTGATCGAGCCGTTCGCGAGCGTCCGCGAGGACTTCACGCTCTCAGCGTGCGCATCGACGATGGTGGAGGCCGCCGATCGGGTGGTGCAGCAGGGAGAGCGCAACCTCCCGGTGTTCCTGTTGCTACGCGCCGGCCTCCAGGCACTGCAGGCCGGCCCGCCGTACCCGGCGATCTTCGTGGACGCCTACCTGCTGCGGCTCGCTGCCGCTTCCGGCTTCCAGGTCCTCACGGAACGCTGTGCGCAGTGCCGGGCGCCCGGGTCGCACCCGTTCCTGAGCGTCACCGCGGGGGGGTCGCTGTGCCGGGGCTGCGCCCCGACGGGGAGCAAGGCGGTCGGCACCGACACGGTCGCGCTGGTGGCCCAGCTCGCCAGCAACGACTGGATCGGCCTGCCACGAGCGGCCGAACACGAAGGGCCGCGCCGCACCGCTGCGGCGTTCACCCGCGCCTTCGTCGAGCACCACCTGGAACGCCCGCTGCGTTCCTACCCGCTGGTACCGCGCTGACGGCACACCCGGCAACGCCGGCGGTGCAACCCTAGGCTCGGCTCGTCCCGCGACCGGAGGGCGCCCGTGGATCCCGGCGTCGAGATCGACCCCGACCACGTTCCCAGACACGTCGCCATCATCATGGACGGCAACGGCCGGTGGGCCAACGCACGTGGCCTGCCGCGGACCGACGGGCACGCTGCCGGCGAGGCCGCCCTGTTCGACACGGTCGAGGGCGCCCTCGAGCTCGGCCTCGAGTACCTCACCGTCTACGCCTTCTCGACCGAGAACTGGCGGCGGCCCCCGCAGGAGGTGCGGTTCCTGCTCAACTTCAACGAGTCGCTCCTGCTGCGCCGTAAACAGGAGCTGAACGAACGAGAGGTACGGGTACGGTTCATCGGCCGACGCGGTCGCCCGGTCCCGCGCCGACTGGTGCGGCTGATCGAGGAGACCGAGGAGCTCACCGCCGGCAACCGGCGTATGACGCTGTGCGTGGCGTTCAACTACGGCGGGCACGCCGAGCTGGTGGACGCGGCCCGGCGGCTGTGTTCCGACGTTCAGGCCGGCCGGATCAACCGGATCAACCGGCGGACGTTCGCTGCCCGGCTGTACGACCCGGACATGCCGCCCGTCGACCTGCTGATCCGAACCTCCGGCGAGCAGCGCACGTCCAACTACCTGCCGTGGCAGGCCGCGTACGCCGAGCTGGTCTTCGTCGAGACGCTGTGGCCCGATTTCGACCGGGTCGAGCTCGCGCGCGCGGTCGCCGAGTACCAGCGCCGTGAACGTCGTTTCGGGGTGGCCGTCGACGAAACCGCGCCGGTGCCCGGGTGAGCACCCGTCGCCTGGATCTGCGGATCAGGCGCGCCTACTCGAACTCCGGTGGGGACAGCGGGGCGAGGACCGTCAGGATGTCCTCGATCGCGGTGCCCTTCTCGAGGTAGCAGAACGCGCCGAGCCGGGTGGCACGGTCCGCGAGGCTCCGCGCGTCGAACGACGTCAACACCACCGACTTCGTGTCCGGGACGCGGTCACGGACCTCTCCGATCGCCTCGAGACCGTCCATCACCGGCATGGCCAGATCCATGACCACGACGTCGGGGTGGTGCTCCTCGGCCAGCTCGACCGCCTCGCGGCCGTTGGCGGCTTCTCCCACCACGACGAAGCGGCCGTCGGACTCCAGCCGGTGGCGCATCAGTTCGCGGAAGTCCGCCGCGTCGTCGGCGAGAACGACCCGCACACGGCGGACGCGGGGCCAGTCGGTCGGTCCGTTGCCGCCGTCCATGGGTTCCCCTGCTTGGCCGTCGCGGGCGCCGAACCCGGCGTCCGTCACTGGCAGGACCATGGTGGCTCCCAGCCGCTACCCTCGCCAACGACCACGGCCGCCGACCGGCGGTGGCCGCCGCTGCGAACAGCAGGACCTGGACGTGAGCGCTGACGCCGTACCTGTGGACGTCGCTGGCCAGGAAGCGCCGGCTTCAGGTCCGTCGCTCGCCACGATCGTGGAGCTGTGCAAGCGGCGGGGCATCATCTTCCCCTCATCGGAGATCTACGGCGGGCTGCGCTCGACGTGGGACTACGGCCCGCTCGGTGTCGAGCTGAAGAACAACGTCAAACGCCAGTGGTGGCGCGCCACCGTGCAGCTCCGCGACGACGTCGTCGGCCAGGACGCCGCCATCCTGATGCATCCGAGGGTGTGGGAGGCGTCCGGGCACGTCGCCGGCTTCACCGACCCGTTGGTCGAGTGCACCGATTGCCATCGCCGCTTCCGCGAGGACCACGTCGAACCTGACGCTGGCACGGGGGAGCGGCGCTGCCCGGAGTGCGGCGGCGCGCTCGGCCAACCCCGTCAGTTCAACCTGATGTTCAAGACGTTCGCAGGCCCGGTCGAGGACGACTCCGCGGTGGTGTGGCTCCGACCCGAGACCGCTCAGGGCATATTCGTCGATTTCCCGACGGTCCAGCTCACCAACCGGATGAAGGTCCCGTTCGGCGTGGCGCAGATCGGGAAGTCCTTCCGCAACGAGATCACGCCCGGGAACTTCACCTTCCGCACCCGCGAGTTCGAGCAGATGGAGATGGAGTTCTTCTGCCATCCTCGCGAGGCGGACCAGTGGTTCCAGCACTGGCAGGACGAGCGCTGGAGGTGGTACGTCGAGTTGGGCCTGCGGGAACGCAACCTGCGCATCCGTCCCCACGGGCCGGAGGAGCTCAGCCACTACTCGAGCGCAACCGTCGACATCGAGTACCACTTCTCCGACCCGGCCATGGGCTGGTCGGAGCTCGAAGGCATCGCCAACCGCACCGACTACGACCTCAAGGCGCACGAACGTGCCAGCGGGAAGGACATGCGCTACTACGACCAGGAGGGGGACGAGCGGTACCACCCGTACGTCATCGAGCCCGCGGCGGGCGCCGACCGCGCCGTGCTGGCGTTCTTGTTCGACGCGTACCGGGAAGAGCAGGTCCCTGACGCCAAGGGGAAGCTGCAGACCCGTACCGTCCTGCGCCTCGATCGGCGCCTGGCTCCCTACAAGGCCGCGGTCCTCCCGCTGTCGAAGAACGAGCGCCTGGTCCCCGTGGCGCGCCGGGTGTTCGACATCGTCAAGCACCACTGGATGTGCGAGTACGACGAGACACAGTCGATCGGGCGCCGCTACCGCCGCCAGGACGAGATCGGCACGCCGTACTGCGTCACGGTCGACTTCGACAGTCTCGACGACGACGCCGTCACCGTCCGCGATCGCGATGCGATGACCCAGGACCGCCTCCCGATCGAGCGCCTCGTGGACTACCTCAGCGAGCGCCTGCCGGCCTGACGCGCCGGACCCGAGGGCTAGTACGGCGGGAGGTGGCCCCAGGGATCGCGGCGCGGCACCGGCTCGCCGTCCCCACCGCGGGACACGAACGTGGCGACGTCCTGCTCGATGCGCCCGATACGGGCCAGCAACGCCGCCATCCCCCGAGCCAGGAACGCGGCGATCATCAGGATGGCACCGGTCGCGAACGTCACCACCCAGGCGACCACGGCGAACGCGGTCTCGCCGCCACGGTAGAGCAAGCCACCCGCGACGACCCCGGCGATCCCGGCTGCGTACGCGAGCGTCTGCGCCACGGCGGCGGCGCCGCGCAGGTCCTTGGGAGACGGAACCCCTTCCATGCCCGTATCATCGCAGGTTCGGCCACGTCCGCAATGCTCGGGCGCTCGTAGCCTCCCACGCTACGATGAGCCCGCACCGGGGTCGACGGAGGTCCCGCCGTGAGCAACCCGCGGTACGGTCACGAGCCACCCAGCTGGGATGAAGCGCTGACGCGCTTGGAGGACTTCCTCCTCGCGTACCCCCCGGACCGTGCACTGCCCGACCTCGCGACGATCCGGCAGCGAGCCCGCCTGCCCAACCGGTTCCTCCGTGACGACGAACGCGCCCAGAAGATCCTGCGCGAGGCGATCGCGTCGCGGCCGCTCTCCTCGCTCGAGCAAGTCACGCGGGTGCGGACCGAGGTGGAGCTGCTGACGTTCGAGACGGAGGTCTTGAGTCAGCAGCTGCAACACGACACACGGGACCGCGACGAGCGCCGCCGCACTGCCGAGCGACTCGACGACGTGCGGCGCCGGTTGCGCGAGATCCGTCGCGACCTGTAGCGCGCGACGGCTCCGCGGGCGCTGACGGAACCGATCCTCCTTCGCTCAGCCTGAGCACGATCGCGCGGTTGGTAGGGTCCTTGGCCACACAGGAGGACCTGGCTTGGCCGACCCGAAGAACTCGTTCGGTGCCCGCCGCAGCCTCGATGTGGACGGCCGGTCCTTCGACGTGTGGCAGCTCGACGCGGTGTCCGACGTCGGGGACGTTGCTGGCCTGCCCTACTCGCTGAAGATCCTCCTCGAGAACCTGCTGCGCCACGAGGACGGCGTCAGCGTCACCGCCGAGGACGTCACCGCCCTGGCCCGCTGGGACGCTGCGGGCCAGCCGCCGCGCGAGCTCTCGTTCCTGCCGGCCCGGGTGCTGATGCAGGACTTCACCGGGGTACCGGCGATCGTCGACCTCGCTGCGATGCGCGACGCGATCGTGGAGCTGGCCCGGCCGGCGTCGCTCGTCAACCCGCGGGTGCCCGTCGATCTGGTGATCGACCACTCGGTGGTCGCCGACGTGGCCGGCACCCCGGACGCGTTCGCACGCAACGTCGAGCTCGAGTACGCGCGGAACGGCGAACGCTACGCGTTCCTGCGCTGGGGGCAGCGGGCGTTCGACCGCTTCCGGGTGGTGCCGCCGGGCACCGGGATCGTGCACCAAGTGAACCTCGAGTTCCTGGCGTCGGTGATCGTCGCCGATGACGATGCCGGCCAGGCGTACCCTGACACGCTGGTCGGGACGGATTCGCACACCCCGATGGTCAACGGCCTCGGGGTCCTCGGCTGGGGCGTGGGCGGCATCGAAGCCGAGGCTGCCATGCTCGGCCAGCCCGTGTCGATGCTGATCCCCCAGGTGATCGGCATCCGCCTGACCGGCTCTCTGCCCGAC is a window encoding:
- a CDS encoding SCO1664 family protein, producing the protein MEHARLDPVGQLATASNLTLLCRLSPLTEAGDDRDGSDQLLAVYKPERGEAPLWDFPSGTLHRREVAAYVLDRELGWELVPPTVRRHDGPYGRGSVQLFVEHDPQQHYFTLVEAGDPCVVAQLQRMVVFDLIANNADRKASHVLLDGAGRIRLVDHGVCFHEDAKLRTVAWEFAGEPIPDPLRSGAAELAGRLTDRDDPVNRGLAPLLTAGEVTATARRARDVANRERFPPPTGRRPYPWPPL
- the recO gene encoding DNA repair protein RecO; translated protein: MAVYRDQGIVLRTYKLGETDRILHILTQARGLVRAVAKGVRRPGSRFGGRLEPYSHVDLQLHEGRALDVVSQAELIEPFASVREDFTLSACASTMVEAADRVVQQGERNLPVFLLLRAGLQALQAGPPYPAIFVDAYLLRLAAASGFQVLTERCAQCRAPGSHPFLSVTAGGSLCRGCAPTGSKAVGTDTVALVAQLASNDWIGLPRAAEHEGPRRTAAAFTRAFVEHHLERPLRSYPLVPR
- the uppS gene encoding polyprenyl diphosphate synthase, with the translated sequence MDPGVEIDPDHVPRHVAIIMDGNGRWANARGLPRTDGHAAGEAALFDTVEGALELGLEYLTVYAFSTENWRRPPQEVRFLLNFNESLLLRRKQELNEREVRVRFIGRRGRPVPRRLVRLIEETEELTAGNRRMTLCVAFNYGGHAELVDAARRLCSDVQAGRINRINRRTFAARLYDPDMPPVDLLIRTSGEQRTSNYLPWQAAYAELVFVETLWPDFDRVELARAVAEYQRRERRFGVAVDETAPVPG
- a CDS encoding response regulator transcription factor, whose amino-acid sequence is MVLPVTDAGFGARDGQAGEPMDGGNGPTDWPRVRRVRVVLADDAADFRELMRHRLESDGRFVVVGEAANGREAVELAEEHHPDVVVMDLAMPVMDGLEAIGEVRDRVPDTKSVVLTSFDARSLADRATRLGAFCYLEKGTAIEDILTVLAPLSPPEFE
- a CDS encoding glycine--tRNA ligase; translated protein: MDVAGQEAPASGPSLATIVELCKRRGIIFPSSEIYGGLRSTWDYGPLGVELKNNVKRQWWRATVQLRDDVVGQDAAILMHPRVWEASGHVAGFTDPLVECTDCHRRFREDHVEPDAGTGERRCPECGGALGQPRQFNLMFKTFAGPVEDDSAVVWLRPETAQGIFVDFPTVQLTNRMKVPFGVAQIGKSFRNEITPGNFTFRTREFEQMEMEFFCHPREADQWFQHWQDERWRWYVELGLRERNLRIRPHGPEELSHYSSATVDIEYHFSDPAMGWSELEGIANRTDYDLKAHERASGKDMRYYDQEGDERYHPYVIEPAAGADRAVLAFLFDAYREEQVPDAKGKLQTRTVLRLDRRLAPYKAAVLPLSKNERLVPVARRVFDIVKHHWMCEYDETQSIGRRYRRQDEIGTPYCVTVDFDSLDDDAVTVRDRDAMTQDRLPIERLVDYLSERLPA